A region of Desulfobulbaceae bacterium DNA encodes the following proteins:
- a CDS encoding type II toxin-antitoxin system PemK/MazF family toxin: MVHKRYEIYFADLNPTLGSEISKIRPVIIISDDAMNKYLETVVVCPITSKIHPTWRTRLQINCVNKQAEVAVDQIRTINKIRLKKKIDQLSSDDASQLRRIITDMYGE; encoded by the coding sequence TTGGTTCATAAACGATACGAAATTTATTTTGCAGACTTGAATCCAACTCTCGGCAGCGAAATTAGTAAGATTCGTCCTGTCATTATTATTAGCGATGACGCTATGAACAAATATTTGGAAACGGTTGTTGTTTGCCCGATAACTTCGAAAATCCACCCAACTTGGAGAACGCGACTTCAGATTAATTGCGTCAACAAACAAGCTGAAGTCGCTGTCGACCAAATACGAACAATTAATAAGATACGATTAAAGAAAAAAATTGATCAGTTGTCTAGCGATGATGCTTCTCAATTGCGAAGAATCATTACAGACATGTATGGAGAATAG